In Myxococcus xanthus, the genomic window GGCGTCCGGGATGGCGCCCGTCAGCGCGTGGTAGAGCGGGTGCTTGTCCGCGCCCACCACCGAAATCTTGGAGAACAGCGGGAACTTCACGTCGTAGGTCAGCGTGCAGAACGCCTTGATTTCCGACTCGCTGCCCGGCTCCTGGCCCAGGAAGTTGTTGGCCGGGAAGCCCAGCACCTCGAAGCCCTCGGCGCGCTTGCGCTCGTAGAGCTTCTCCAGGCCTTCGTACTGCGGCGTCAGTCCGCACTTGGAGGCCACGTTGACCACCAGCAGGACCTTGCCCTTGAACTGGCCGAGCGACTGCGGGGCACCATCGATGGACTTGAGGGGAATGTCGTAGAGGTTCTGGCTCATGCCTCACCCTATAACCGCTCGGAGGGGGGCAGGCCGGGGAGATTATAAAATCCAGAAATGACAACTATCCATGGGCCGACAGGAGGTAGGTTCCGCCACCTCTTTCACTCCTTCCCTATTTGGAGAACTGCCCATGACGTGGACGATTCGGAGCCTGCTCCTCGGTGTCTTCCTGCTGTCCGGCTGCAAGCACACGGGTGGCGGCAGCGTCACCCCCACCCCGACGCAGCCGCAGGCTTGTGATGCGCAGCAGGCGCAAATCTCCCGCGAGGCCGATGAGCGCGCCAGCCCGTGGAGCGTGGAGCAGCACCTGGCGAAGAACTTCCCTGGCAAGAAGGTGTCGTGGCTGATGACGGACGCCGCGTACCAGAACTTCGTGGTGAAGCCGAACGCGCAGAACTTTGGCCGCTGCAATGACAGCGTTTGCTATCTGTTCGCCGCGCCGTCGGAGACCATCCAGGCCGCCGTCGAGAAGTCGATGGTGAACGGCGCGCATGACCCGGCGGTGATTGGCCAGGCGCTGGGCCTGCCGGCGAAGAACTTCGAAGGCCCGCTGCGGATGATGACGCTGGACCTGGCGGCCACCGGCGTGTGCGTGCGCCTGCCCGTGGACAGCGACCCGGGCGTCTGGAAGTGCACCAGCGAGGAGGACACGGACTGCTTCAAGTTCGGTGGCTACACCTCTGGCGGCGTGCCGGAGCTGATGGTCATCGACGCGCCCGTCTCCCACGCGGTGGTGACGGAGATTCCGTGAGCGAGGAGCAGGTCCTCATCCAGAGCCCCCTCATGTACCGGCTGGTGCGCTCGGCGGAGGGGGCGCTCTTCCTTGACGTGGTGGTGGGGGGCATCGCCCAGTTCACGGTGCGCGTGGTCCTCACCGAGCAGGAAGCCGAGGCCTACGGCCGG contains:
- a CDS encoding glutathione peroxidase; this translates as MSQNLYDIPLKSIDGAPQSLGQFKGKVLLVVNVASKCGLTPQYEGLEKLYERKRAEGFEVLGFPANNFLGQEPGSESEIKAFCTLTYDVKFPLFSKISVVGADKHPLYHALTGAIPDAVGEGPMRSRLQGYGITANPVPEVQWNFEKFLVGRDGRVAARFAPDVAADDARLLSAIDAELAKQA